The Cytobacillus sp. NJ13 sequence ACCTTAAGGATGCATTCTAAAGTCGGAAAACGCGCTCCGATGCATTGCACTTCTGTCGGAAAAGCCATTCTGGCTCATCTGCCTTCAAGCGTTGTTTTTGATATCCTTGAAAGAAAAGGGATGCCGGTCCATACAGATAAAACCATAACGGATAAAGATGAATTTATGAAAGAATTGGGGCAGGTCAGGCAAAATGGATATGCCCTTGATCTGGAAGAAAACGAATATGGGATTACTTGTGTTGCCGTTCCTATTTTTGACCACCTGGGCAAAGTCATTGCTGCAGTCAGTATATCAGGCCCGACAATAAGGATGACAAGTGATCGTCTTGATGCATTAAAATCTATAATGGTCAAAACAGGACAAGGGATTTCCGCCCGGCTGGGACATGTCAGCCGAATAAGTTAGGATCAGCCCAATATATCTTGATAAAAAGATATATTGGGCTAATTTTTTTGTATTTACATACAAATATTTTTGTGTAAATACATAGATTAAATTTTCCAAATATTATTGAAATTATGAAAAATGTTTGTATAATAAAAATAAGCTTGATTCATTGTTGTATAACAAAACAATTATAGTTATATAACATGTTTCGCAGTCCGCAACAAAATGCAATTATTGTTCGCTATTACAAAACAAAAGGGGGAAAAGTAATTTATGAGTACTGGAATGTTAGCTTTATTATCATTATTGCCAATTATTGCAGTTGCAGTATTCCTTGTCGGACTGAGATGGCCGGCAAGTAAGGCAATGCCCATCTCGTACCTTGTAGCTGTTGTCCTTGCTCTATTTGTCTGGAAGGTGTCTGGAGCTACAGTTGCTGCTGCAAGCATTAATGGCCTGGTTGTCGCTGGTACACTTCTGTATATTATTTTCGGCGCTATTCTGCTTCTTAACACATTGCAGGAAAGCGGCGGGATAAAAACGATCCGACAGGGATTCACTGATATATCACCTGACCGGCGCATCCAGGTTATTATCATTGCTTGGCTCTTTGGCTCATTTATTGAAGGAGCATCCGGATTTGGTACTCCAGCAGCAGTAGCAGTCCCGCTCTTAGTTGGACTTGGGTTCCCGGCCATGGCTGCAGTTATTGCGGGGATGGTTATCCAAAGTACACCCGTTTCTTTTGGTGCGGTAGGAACTCCGATGCTTGTGGGTGTACAAACAGGTCTATCAGGCAATGCCAGCCTTACAGATAATTTGCTTGCATTAGTAACTCAGATTGCAGGACAAGTGGCTATTCTTCATATGATTGCCGGAACATTGATTCCTCTTTTTGTAGTAGCATTAATGACAAGATTTTTTGGCAAAAATAAATCCTTCACTGAAGGAATTAAAGTCTGGAAGTTTGCTTTATTCTCGGCATTTGCCATGACAATTCCTTATGTGATTGTGGCAAATGTTCTTGGACCTGAGTTCCCTTCTATGGTGGGCGGATTAGCAGGTTTGGCAATTGTTGTGTTTGCAGCTAAAAAAGGTT is a genomic window containing:
- a CDS encoding IclR family transcriptional regulator → MERENMVKSVSRALDIITLISLKKSGLGVTEIANQIDINKSSVYRILSTLVQYGYIEQDSETGKYKLGYKFLEISSKLLESIDLRAEARPFLQELENETNEVIHLVVYDQGEVVYIEKLEGNETLRMHSKVGKRAPMHCTSVGKAILAHLPSSVVFDILERKGMPVHTDKTITDKDEFMKELGQVRQNGYALDLEENEYGITCVAVPIFDHLGKVIAAVSISGPTIRMTSDRLDALKSIMVKTGQGISARLGHVSRIS